The following coding sequences lie in one Phalacrocorax aristotelis chromosome 2, bGulAri2.1, whole genome shotgun sequence genomic window:
- the LOC142053914 gene encoding N-acetyllactosaminide beta-1,6-N-acetylglucosaminyl-transferase-like: MYVSCSRYITRALSAEEAAFPIAYIMTLHKEFETFERLFRAVYMPQNIYCIHVDTKAPAPFRQAVRRLVGCFPNAFLASRAERVVYGGASRLRADLHCMRDLLASAVPWRYLLNTCGQDFPLKTNREIVQLLKGFGGKNITPGVLPPPHITARTKYVHREQLYSFFSFMLWTFVHKAPPPHNMTIYFGSAYIAVTRPFVEFVLQDQRAIDLLAWSEDTYSPDEHFWVTLNRIPGVPGSMPNASWEGDLKAVKWIDMEESHGGCHGHYVRGICVYGTGDLKWLFNSTCMFANKFELKTYPLTVECLELRHRQRTLSQSEVRVEPSWYF, translated from the exons ATGTACGTGTCCTGCAGCCGCTACATCACCCGCGCCCTCTCAGCCGAGGAGGCCGCCTTCCCCATTGCCTACATCATGACCCTGCACAAGGAGTTTGAGACCTTCGAGCGGCTCTTCAGGGCGGTGTACATGCCCCAAAACATCTACTGCATCCATGTGGACACCAAGGCGCCGGCCCCCTTCCGGCAGGCGGTGCGGCGCCTGGTGGGCTGCTTCCCCAACGCCTTCCTCGCCTCCCGGGCGGAGCGGGTGGTCTACGGCGGCGCCTCCCGCCTGCGGGCCGACCTCCACTGCATGAGAGACCTGCTGGCCTCGGCCGTGCCCTGGCGCTACCTGCTCAACACCTGCGGCCAGGACTTCCCCTTGAAGACCAACCGGGAGATCGTCCAGCTGCTCAAGGGCTTTGGGGGGAAGAACATCACCCCTGGGGTGCTGCCACCCCCCCACATCACTGCCCGCACAAAATATGTGCACAGGGAACAATTatactctttcttttctttcatgctgtGGACATTTGTGCACAAGGCGCCCCCGCCCCACAACATGACCATCTACTTTGGTTCTGCGTACATTGCCGTCACCCGGCCCTTCGTGGAGTTTGTGCTGCAGGACCAACGCGCCATCGATCTGCTGGCATGGTCCGAGGACACCTACAGCCCTGATGAGCACTTCTGGGTGACGCTCAACAGGATCCCAG GTGTCCCAGGCTCTATGCCCAACGCATCATGGGAAGGTGACCTGAAAGCGGTGAAGTGGATTGATATGGAAGAGAGCCATGGAGGTTGTCATG gCCATTACGTCAGAGGCATTTGTGTATATGGAACAGGTGACCTCAAGTGGCTTTTTAACTCCACATGTATGTTTGCAAATAAGTTTGAGCTTAAAACATACCCCCTGACTGTAGAGTGCCTGGAGCTGAGACATCGGCAGAGAACCTTGTCCCAGAGTGAAGTTCGGGTGGAACCCAGCTGGTATTTTTAG